From a region of the Oncorhynchus keta strain PuntledgeMale-10-30-2019 chromosome 13, Oket_V2, whole genome shotgun sequence genome:
- the LOC118387498 gene encoding growth arrest and DNA damage-inducible protein GADD45 gamma-like: MEAIGKSLKEALKSAQCEDRLTVGVYESAKIMNDDPDSVSLCVLATDEEWECDIALQIHFTLIQSFCFDNDISIVRVNDMQRLAEIVGDKTGQLEDAHCCLITNPADGSWEDAALGKLHLFCEESHSLNDWVPEITLLER, encoded by the exons ATGGAAGCTATTGGCAAATCTCTGAAGGAAGCTCTCAAGTCAGCCCAGTGTGAGGATCGCCTCACTGTTGGTGTTTATGAGAGTGCCAAAATAATGAATGA TGACCCAGACagcgtgtctctctgtgttctggcCACCGATGAGGAGTGGGAGTGTGACATTGCTCTCCAGATCCACTTCACCCTCATCCAGTCTTTCTGTTTTGACAACGACATCAGCATCGTCAGAGTGAACGACATGCAGCGCCTGGCCGAGATTGTTGGGGACAAGACTGGCCAGCTTGAAGATGCCCACTGCTGTCTTATCACT AACCCAGCTGATGGTTCTTGGGAGGACGCTGCTCTGGGGAAGCTGCACCTGTTCTGTGAGGAGAGCCACAGTCTGAACGACTGGGTTCCAGAGATCACCCTTCTTGAGCGCTGA